The DNA segment CAACGCCTTGTTTTTGTTCCTCTCGGCCCTGGTCTCCGCGATTTACCTGGATCTGGCCCTGCGTCCGCTGCTTTACAGCGCACTGGTAACTGCGCTCTTTGGAGTTTTCCCCTTGATTTACGTTCCGCCATCCAAGCGCATCA comes from the bacterium genome and includes:
- a CDS encoding TrkH family potassium uptake protein produces the protein MNINTVFRYVGIVLLINALFLFLSALVSAIYLDLALRPLLYSALVTALFGVFPLIYVPPSKRI